Genomic DNA from Pygocentrus nattereri isolate fPygNat1 chromosome 11, fPygNat1.pri, whole genome shotgun sequence:
ATGTCTGTATACTCTCTGGTGTGGAATAATCACCTCTGCTGTGTAAATCAAGACGCTGTGGAGTGTGTGGCGGGTGGATAACATGTGGATTGTGCCTTGCTTggtaaatacagaaaaatacacTCTCAAACACGTGGTAGGAGGATATTTAATAGGTGACAATCATTCACACTTCTTTTAAAAGAATGCACTGTTTTTGCTTAATGTGTGACCAGTATGACTATGTTAGTGGAACCATCACAGCATGTAGGGTAAGAAAATCAAGCAGAAGAGTCTCCAGCAATTCATTTCCAATGACCCTGTAGTAGTGGCCACTTACTGAATGAAATGTCAATAGGCCTCTAAAGGCTAGTTTCTGGACAAAGACTATAGAGCCAAACAGAAGAGCCTTGTAAATGGAGACTGTGTCAAGGCAATGTAATTCTGTCAATGTCTAGATGTGTCTGGAAAACAGATACTCAAAGCTTCTCAGTTTTCTTCTGTATGTCTCACCACAATGGCAAATTGAAAGACTTAAGTCATGCTGTTGATGAGGTacaacttgttttttttcctctaaactGCTGTATTTGTACCTCTAAACTTCTTAATAAACCCCTTTTCTAGTCAAGGCCGCTGTGGCATGTTCTCGACAGTAGTATCAGTAATAGCTTTTGCTTCTTGTGTCGATTTAACCCAGTTTCTGGCTCTAAGGCCAGTTTACTATGGCTCCAACCACTGCCTCTTTTCAGCGgcttaaagagagagagaattgctATTTTTTAACTTGGAACCGGCGTGGCTGTCTGAAGAGTTGGCCCAAACGCAGGCAGCCTGGCTTTCCATGACACACTCTGCGAGCTGCTGCGTTCCTGTGTCAGACTAATGTGTTTGGGGTTAAGTCCCAAGCTGTGCATAAGTGACACATTAGCGATATAATCATACATACTTCATCATTCTGGGATTGGAGAGTGACTCTGATTGCCTCAAGTTAACTGCAGTTAGGTGTGTGAATATAAATATGTCTGTGCAGAGCCTGAATGAGGTGCATTACAGTTTATAATATGAATTTGGATGCCCTTGGAGAGTAAAAGTGTAGGCATGCTGTAAGGCTATCAGCTTGACTTGTATTAATTATCTCATGCCCATGTTATGTGCCAGACCTGGACTTTACTGTACAGTTTATATTTAATCAACAAGTATTTAAAATTACAATACACACATTTCCAACTTTGAAaccaacaaaaaatatatatatgttacataTCTACAGTTCGATTGTAGTAGGTGCAATAATGTGATTGATACAACAAGCATTCTATATTtagtatatatactatattacaTATAGTATATCCGTACTGCATACGAGGACTatatttatacatgtttatataaatatagatatacatggatttatatgtacatttttatattcaAACATTgcataaagaataaaataaataacaagagATCAATTCTTACAGAGGGTATGATCTGAAAAGTAGAAACGCTATGTTAGAGCTGAACCATAACCACTGCTGTGAGGACAAAGAAAGAACTATCCATCCTATGAAATCTGCAGTATCAAAATGAGCTACATCACAAATACCCTGCAAAAAATGTACAGTCTGGTAGTGCTGGAATGACTTGtagaggagaaaggagaggaggagagctTCACTGGTTGAGGACTGTACTGAAAAAGTACAGTGCGTCAAGgttacttgattcaaatactGGCCAGcctcacatgaataaaatattacataaagaaagtaaactgaaagacaacaaTGTATGTAACTTAATGGTGCTTCACTTTAATGCTTGCTACTGTAATTAGATGGTATTTCAACTAGTTTTGGACCTTTTCGCTTGGTCCTCTGATCATGAAATATGCACACAGTACAAAAGGCAGCAGGTATTTTTAAACGGTGTAAAAAAAGTCTGTTTGTTCAGGTGCTTCCGTACTTTATTCTTGTGAAACTGGCATATGCTTTTGAAGCAAGCAAATTCAAAGCACTGTTTTTGTCAGTGTGCCCATTTTTTTGTTGCtcagtctgtgctgggggtgacTGGAGTGATGATGTCACAGGCAGTACTGTAGTTTTCTGTCCCTTCACCTCCGAATGTCAGTGGTCTCAGGGTCCTCCTGCTCAGCCATGGCTGCGTCCAGACTAGCCCTTCGGGAACCTTGGCCACGGCCCCTGGGGTGCGCTCCGGAGCCCCCTTTTGCGGGCTTCTCTTTATCGCCTTGCCGCGAGGCTCTCAGGTGATCGTGTTCGGGGTTTGAGGGATTGGCAGGACGGCGCTCAGGACTGCCTGAGGGGGGCGCAGAGGAGCAGAAGCTTAGAGTTTCGCAGAGTGCACCCCAATGCTGCTCACACTGCGCCCGCACGCTTCGGCCAATGGCCTCCTTCACTTCTTCTCCACAGCCCAGCAGGATGTTCACCAACTCCACGTATGGCCTAAAagcaaaaaggaaagagagacagctaTTGTCAGCGGGGCATGAGGTGcattaaaacacagcaaaagtGTTACCAGGATAAGTTTCATCATAGTCTGGATGTTTATGTCAGTTTTAAGCTCAATAACAACAACACATAGGGGTAATTTAGCTCCTGATGAACAGTAACTAGGTCGTCAGGGCATtgtcaaacattttatttttatagctcTGCTTTACAGGCCATTTTTAATCCAATTAATCAATTATTAgtcaatacatttacataaataactgaatatcgaaatattcattttttttatattaccaATTAAGCTCCAAGTTCAGCCAATTATAGATGGTCATTTAATCTGGAATTCTTACTGTCAGATTAGTAAAAACTGTACACATAAAAATGCAGATTTGAACTAAATTAAAATCACCGACCAGGTCCCAGATTCAAAAGCATATGAGTACTAAGATCATCTTAATAGTGTTCAGTGTGAGGCTTACTCTAGTATTTACAAATCATCTTTGTGCTAAGAACCCAGCCCTCATCAGCCAACTTGATGATAAAAAGCATCCTTCTAGAACACAGGTAACCGATATGGGTCACTCACAAACTTAAACATGGACAGTCTAGGCAGCAAGATTGGAGctgagcaaaaaatctgaattgaGCAACAAGGCACGTAATCTGAATATAGCCAAAGTGGGACGTGATGGAGAGGAACCCTGCTGTTCGGCTGCTGTTCTACTTTCACGCTCTCAGTGAGAGGCCCGCAGCCTCAGGCGCTACTCCCTGCTGCCTCACTCCGCCAGCCATGAAAGATCCTACTTCTCCTGCCTGCTGTCCTGCAGGCTGGAGCTCTAGATGGGCTACATTGCAGCTCAGAACTCCAGCAAAAGGACGACAGCACCAGGGGCCACTGTAGTGGAACGTTATGTCACCCCACCAGTGACAGCATGGACCTTTTCATGAGACtgtacaaagaaccatttaacgaCTGGGCCCTAATGGTTCCCTCACTTAGACCATTATTCAATTCCATATGCAAACATCAGgcagaaaaacaaatgcaccaaaatattaacattatgCTTCTGTGGGGGTTTATTTAGCCGCAGACGTATTTTTCGGGTGGAAAAGTACCCGTTAGCTAATTGGCAAATAATCCACCCAAATATACTGTACAGTAAGCTTGCGCTCTCAGTGGCTGCCATTGTCTTGTATAAACAAATTTAAAGGCACATAATGCAGTAATAGCAGAGTGtggcttgtttatttgtttgcacAAAAGGTACATAAGAGGTTCGATAAATGGCCCTCTgtgtaaaaaaagaagaacgTGCAGGGAGGCGCatgaaaatgtggcctgtagcTGTGTGTGGAGTCGCACTCACCCTTTAGGGAATAAGTCCTGGAAGTGGATCATCTCCACAATGACATTAACGTTGTCCTTAGCCGCCGAACACAAGTTGTGTTTCATGTAACACTCTCGCTGCAGCTGGAACACCATGTCCTTTATGGCCAGGCATTTTCGACTGATGCAGCTGAATTTGTGCCTCAGGCCATGGGCCATGCATTTCAGTGCATCTTTGATGAAGGACTTGCCCTGTGAACACACAAGATTCCACTGTGGTCAGACTTGATTTCATTGCAATTAGGGCCAGACACCAATACCAATTTTGGGGGGCAAAAATTCAAATAACGGATAATAATGGccaatattatttatattcaaaaacgttgtatctcaattttggcagttttactttttattgcataatttgaaaactgcaGTTACCTTTTATATTATCTTAAAAAATTCATGATTAACGGACAAccagaaatggtctaaaattacttggaaaaaaatttgTTACATCAACTTCCATTACAAGtgaatgtgttttcctttcttctctaaAGGTACCATTTTGAGGATTAAAGGTTTGATTACatcaattatatatattttatatttaattttacacTAACAGTTTTAGTCAAACAGTGTGTTACTGACTGATATGACTGTCAGAACTTCACAATCTTTAACAATATATTTGTCCTTCCAATGGGAGACAGCGAGTTCAAATCCCAGCAGCATCCCAACAAAACCTTTGGAAAACCTTAGTGGATGGTTCCTTAAAGAGTAGGTGATATGCCAACATGAAGGACCTTTTTATAGTTTGCTCAGGTTTcctttgcaaatatttacagaGTGTTgcttaaataaatcaaattgcCAGGGCCTATATATGTCCCATGTTTCAGTTCTTCACTCATTACTGCATAATGTAATAATTAGtatcatagtagttactaaataaaaaaccttttactttaatacaatataaaaggcCCGTGTCCTGTTTTGTCCaatgttttatttccttttctgcATTCcacttattttgtttgttattgtaccaaaaacaaaaaaagttactgtgcctttaagactaatatatattattatattgcgttttatatatatataaatgatctctgttctgactgagtgccctgtactgtgcctcataCAAAAAGCActccaagctgaaacactcctcataactGCAACATAGAcaaaactgctataggctgaataagtgtatgtaaatgtgtatttttccaGCATAGTTTCCAATTTTTGAATGTATGGACTGATGAATGAATGgtatattttgaaacatttgaagcatttacatactcttttctttcacaaaagaaaggaaaatacaGTTTTGTGTGATATGTGCCCTTTAATAAGTGTATAAGAAGCCTGCAGTTTGAGCAGAGGGCCCCATGCATCTGCAGGCCTGACATGAACCA
This window encodes:
- the stc2a gene encoding stanniocalcin-2a; translation: MLIAVLLLVLSVSARAHGGADTADAHEGHAEKAASQKGRLSLQNTAEIQHCLVNAGDVGCGVFECFENNSCEIRGLQEICMTFLHNAGKFDSQGKSFIKDALKCMAHGLRHKFSCISRKCLAIKDMVFQLQRECYMKHNLCSAAKDNVNVIVEMIHFQDLFPKGPYVELVNILLGCGEEVKEAIGRSVRAQCEQHWGALCETLSFCSSAPPSGSPERRPANPSNPEHDHLRASRQGDKEKPAKGGSGAHPRGRGQGSRRASLDAAMAEQEDPETTDIRR